A genomic window from Silene latifolia isolate original U9 population chromosome Y, ASM4854445v1, whole genome shotgun sequence includes:
- the LOC141632495 gene encoding protein FAR1-RELATED SEQUENCE 5-like: MTFTLSEQHIFTLFLLTFTLTLLDVYFYYSSDNYTFDDIYTFITENLHFISEDIYIYTYTLCTFADLVKQNGVQPDRQELCKEVEKRFTPYIGQEFGGVDDAVTFYKIYAIACGFDVRRYTTKKWRGGEIKSKLVVCNREGFAHKKPRKDQDGGLDGKNSQRIFRVTRVGCKARIRLYMKNGVLVIDRFHEGHNHELISLQDRQFQKLSRNITDYHKMIIVSNSRLKIGATKTYRICKEQVNGYENIGASLNDFKNFHRDVKCFIHERDGQLFVDHFKEMTETRIGFYFDYDLDDDGGPT, encoded by the exons atgacatttacactttcagaacAGCACATTTTCACTTTGTTTctactgacatttacacttacacttttggatgtttaTTTTTACTATAGTTCTGACAATTACACTTTTGacgacatttacacttttataaCAGAAAATTTACACTTCATATCTGAggacatttacatttacacttacactctgTGCACATTTGCAGACTTGGTAAAACAGAATGGGGTTCAACCTGACAGGCAAGAGCTGTGTAAGGAGGTGGAGAAGAGGTTTACACCGTACATCGGCCAGGAGTTTGGGGGTGTTGATGATGCAGTGACTTTTTATAAGATATACGccattgcttgtgggtttgatgtACGTAGGTACACAACAAAAAAATGGCGTGGCGGTGAGATCAAGTCAAAGCTCGTTGTCTGCAATCGAGAAGGTTTCGCTCACAAGAAGCCCAGAAAAGATCAGGATGGCGGACTGGATGGGAAGAATTCACAGAGGATATTCAGGGTCACTAGAGTGGGGTGTAAAGCGAGGATACGACTATATATGAAGAATGGTGTTTTAGTAATTGACCGGTTCCACGAGGGTCACAATCACGAGCTTATCTCACTTCAGGACAGACAGTTCCAGAAATTGTCGCGTAACATAACAGATTATCACAAGATGATAATCGTGTCAAACTCAAGG ctgaagataggagcaacAAAAACATACAGAATCTGCAAAGAACAAGTGAATGGATACGAAAACATTGGAGCAagcttaaatgattttaagaacttccataggGATGTTAAATGTTTCATTCACGAACGGGATGGTCAGTTGTTTGTTGACCATTTCAAGGAAATGACTGAAACAAGAATAGGTTTCTACTTTGACTATGACCTTGACGATGATGGCGGCCCTACGTAG